A stretch of Henckelia pumila isolate YLH828 chromosome 4, ASM3356847v2, whole genome shotgun sequence DNA encodes these proteins:
- the LOC140862001 gene encoding uncharacterized protein, which translates to MKEDVLGLQEDMGIVKKAMGEMSEIKAMLAGLVKGKFVNLEMGQPEGDPPNGETHFSETNVGGKGSRRGDRLEDSGEVRHLLKRVDLPSFHGDDPVGWIGKAEQFFELHDTTKGDRLKIAYICLEGMAVHWFRWIRTKIPDMDWERFAEELNKRYSGRKAVNPFELLASLRQGQGSVEEYITRYEVLMARIGDLPENQAMGYFVSGLREQIRAHIRIHEPKTIIRAMDLARNIEELKLGKPNNSNSLFFPTGPVSDSGLDPRGEGRRVMSGPWGRRHDPIVETQERRPSHPNLSSGSKLSSVGSVGNDRGVISTGGSQVGREGRIVSHQEYLRRKEKGLCFKCGEPFKPMHKCASKSMWVTILMDEEDDNLEECGVESDSDTSGQPIQVTSIDCGYEISTRGLHSGTLQLPLYSVGGVTGAQTMKFMATIGGTEVVTMVDNGASHNFVSRKLITDKGLPFDASVKFGVYLGDGCRVDCQGVCKNLLVDIGVCQATIQGYLFDLGGVDLILGVDWLRTLGEVRVDWSKMIMKFVQAGQEFVIQGDPTLSRSLMSLRSMTKTGDIVFCGVHFEDLFTPPTGLPPMRNQSHSICIREGCGPVVVRPYRYAYCQKNEMERLVKEMLGAGVIQPSCSPYSSPMVLIKKKDGSWRFCVDYRVLNEITIANKYPIPVVDELLDELHGAHYFSKLDLRSGYHQIRMSQDDVPKTAFRTHSGHYEFLVRVTTLIYSGTWADHLVHLKIILGVLRQHTLLLNEKKCCFGSTQVEYLGHVISGQGVAMDSTKIEAVRAWPTPHSVRGVRGFLGLTGYYRKFIRGYGMIAKPLTELLKKNNFK; encoded by the exons GGCAATGTTGGCTGGTTTAGTGAAGGGAAAGTTCGTAAATCTGGAGATGGGACAACCGGAGGGTGATCCACCAAACGGCGAGACACACTTCTCCGAAACTAACGTTGGCGGGAAGGGCTCCCGCAGAGGTGATCGGTTGGAGGACTCGGGAGAGGTGAGACACTTGTTGAAGCGTGTGGACTTACCGAGTTTTCATGGGGATGATCCTGTTGGCTGGATAGGGAAGGCGGAACAATTCTTTGAGCTCCATGACACAACAAAAGGAGATCGATTAAAAATTGCCTATATTTGTCTCGAGGGGATGGCAGTTCACTGGTTCCGATGGATTCGCACCAAAATTCCGGATATGGATTGGGAGCGATTTGCGGAAGAACTTAACAAACGCTACAGCGGACGGAAGGCTGTAAATCCCTTTGAGTTACTCGCGTCGTTACGGCAAGGACAAGGATCGGTGGAAGAATATATCACCCGCTATGAGGTATTGATGGCGCGGATCGGCGATTTACCAGAAAATCAGGCGATGGGATATTTTGTGAGTGGGTTGCGTGAACAGATCCGGGCACACATTAGGATTCACGAACCCAAAACAATCATTCGGGCTATGGATCTGGCCCGCAATATAGAGGAATTGAAGTTGGGAAAGCCCAATAACTCAAATTCCTTGTTTTTTCCTACGGGCCCCGTAAGTGACTCTGGTTTGGACCCTAGAGGGGAGGGACGACGAGTTATGAGTGGGCCATGGGGTCGTCGACACGATCCAATCGTCGAAACCCAAGAGCGCCGCCCATCTCATCCCAATCTTTCCTCGGGTTCGAAGCTATCTTCGGTGGGAAGTGTGGGTAACGATCGTGGCGTGATATCGACGGGGGGTTCTCAGGTGGGGCGTGAAGGGAGAATTGTGTCCCATCAAGAATATTTACGGCGCAAGGAAAAGGGTCTCTGTTTTAAGTGTGGTGAGCCATTCAAACCTATGCATAAGTGTGCGTCCAAAAGCATGTGGGTTACGATCTTAATGGATGAGGAAGACGACAATCTGGAGGAGTGTGGCGTGGAATCAGATAGTGACACAAGCGGCCAGCCCATTCAGGTAACCTCTATTGACTGCgggt atgagattagcacccgaggtctccACAGCGGGACACTCCAGCTACCATTATATTCTGTCGGTGGAGTGACTGGGGCTCAAACGATGAAATTCATGGCTACGATTGGGGGCACCGAGGTGGTGACGATGGTGGACAACGGAGCAAGTCATAATTTCGTGTCCCGGAAATTAATCACCGACAAAGGGTTACCGTTTGATGCGAGTGTGAAGTTTGGGGTGTATTTGGGAGATGGTTGTCGAGTGGATTGTCAAGGGGTCTGCAAGAATTTACTGGTGGATATCGGCGTTTGTCAAGCAACTATTCAGGGGTATTTATTTGACTTAGGTGGGGTGGATTTGATTCTGGGTGTAGATTGGCTTCGAACATTGGGGGAAGTCAGGGTGGATTGGAGTAAGATGATCATGAAATTTGTACAAGCGGGGCAGGAGTTCGTTATACAGGGTGATCCGACCTTAAGCAGATCACTGATGTCTCTCCGCTCCATGACCAAAACAGGGGATATTGTTTTTTGCGGAGTG CACTTTGAGGATCTGTTTACACCTCCAACAGGACTTCCTCCTATGCGTAATCAGTCGCATTCTATCTGTATTCGGGAAGGCTGTGGTCCAGTGGTGGTTCGGCCTTACAGATACGCGTACTGCCAAAAAAATGAGATGGAACGGCTGGTAAAAGAAATGTTGGGAGCTGGAGTTATTCAACCAAGTTGTAGTCCGTATTCCAGCCCCATGGTTCTCattaagaagaaggatggtagcTGGCGTTTCTGTGTCGATTATAGAGTTTTAAATGAGATCACGATTGCAAACAAATACCCCATAcctgtggtggatgaattgttGGATGAACTACACGGGGCACACTATTTCTCTAAGTTGGATTTGCGCTCTGGATACCACCAAATCAGGATGTCACAAGATGATGTGCCTAAAACCGCATTTCGTACACATTCGGGCCACTACGAATTCTTG gtaagggtcactacactaatATACAGTGGAACGTGGGCTGATCACTTGGTGCACTTAAAGATCATTCTTGGGGTATTGCGGCAACACACGTTACTGCTTAATGAAAAGAAATGTTGTTTTGGATCCACACAAGTCGAGTATTTGGGCCATGTTATATCAGGACAAGGGGTGGCTATGGATAGCACCAAAATAGAGGCAGTAAGAGCATGGCCTACTCCACATTCAGTGCGCGGTGTACGGGGATTTCTAGGACTTACCGGATATTACAGGAAATTCATAAGAGGATATGGCATGATCGCCAAACCATTAACAGAACTATTGAAAAAGAACAACTTTAAGTAG